Proteins from one Legionella taurinensis genomic window:
- a CDS encoding MFS transporter: MISTFRLIWLLSYITTASVSAAVITPGLPAIADSFQLNIEAIQWMISAFLGGYVIGQLIYGPLANRVGRVGALRVGLVINLLGLLVCYAGLLFHSYGLLIGGRLVSALGAASGLSCTLMLINEWLPEQQRRTALSYSILAFTLGIGLAVSLGGWIVTYWQWQGCFALLFIHGVLLLAGTPFLKETMIIRRRVNLAQMITAYRQTLASPGLVVYALAVGFCSAIGYCYSAAGPLIAERFLHLSAAAYGSWNLVNMLGMLMGGLLTKRLLQRCSPQRVVGYGFGGCTLALLGLFLMWQQHWLLPIGFFIHTSLLYLFSGFLFAGGSCLATASVQDKSNGSAMLSFINMLTATLAVIVMGYTNTNPWLGFVEIILLFGSVIAGTFLLFQHKTGASLRQGV, encoded by the coding sequence ATGATTTCAACTTTTCGTTTGATTTGGTTACTGAGTTACATCACAACAGCGTCCGTGTCCGCCGCTGTGATTACTCCCGGTCTGCCGGCAATCGCTGATTCCTTCCAATTAAACATTGAAGCCATTCAATGGATGATCAGTGCCTTCTTAGGCGGTTATGTCATTGGCCAGCTGATTTATGGGCCTTTAGCCAATCGTGTAGGGCGGGTGGGCGCGTTACGCGTTGGTCTGGTGATTAATCTGTTGGGGCTACTGGTGTGTTATGCCGGCCTTCTGTTTCATTCCTATGGTCTGCTCATCGGCGGGCGTTTAGTCAGTGCGCTGGGGGCGGCGAGTGGTCTTTCATGCACCTTGATGCTCATCAATGAATGGCTGCCTGAACAGCAACGCCGCACGGCCTTGTCTTATTCCATCCTGGCTTTCACGCTAGGCATCGGTCTTGCGGTATCCCTTGGAGGATGGATAGTCACGTATTGGCAATGGCAGGGTTGCTTTGCCTTGCTTTTCATTCATGGCGTCCTGTTGCTGGCAGGGACCCCTTTTCTAAAAGAGACGATGATAATCCGCCGCCGTGTCAACCTCGCGCAAATGATCACCGCTTATCGCCAAACGCTGGCCTCGCCGGGACTCGTGGTTTATGCCCTGGCCGTGGGGTTCTGCTCGGCCATCGGTTATTGTTATTCTGCTGCAGGCCCTTTAATCGCTGAACGGTTTTTGCATCTTTCTGCTGCCGCTTATGGCTCCTGGAATTTAGTCAATATGCTGGGGATGCTGATGGGTGGCCTGTTGACCAAAAGACTCCTGCAGCGCTGTTCGCCCCAACGCGTGGTCGGCTACGGTTTTGGCGGTTGTACCCTGGCATTGCTCGGCCTTTTCCTGATGTGGCAGCAGCACTGGTTATTGCCGATTGGTTTTTTTATCCACACGTCATTGTTGTATCTGTTCAGTGGCTTTTTATTCGCTGGTGGCTCCTGCCTGGCTACGGCCTCGGTCCAGGACAAAAGCAATGGTTCAGCCATGCTGAGCTTTATCAATATGCTGACTGCGACGCTGGCCGTCATTGTCATGGGATACACAAACACCAATCCCTGGTTGGGATTTGTTGAAATCATTCTGCTGTTCGGCAGCGTGATTGCAGGTACGTTTCTCCTGTTTCAGCACAAGACAGGCGCTTCGCTCAGGCAGGGCGTTTGA
- a CDS encoding L-serine ammonia-lyase, with amino-acid sequence MSISLFDMFSIGIGPSSSHTVGPMSAAYAFVQLLEKEDHFTAASRIKIELYGSLALTGKGHGTDKAILNGLEGKTPESVVPDSMVPRMREIISSQKLLLGGKKDLFFDEERDFLFLQKELLPRHSNGMRFSAYDVNQQLLRSQVYYSIGGGFITTEEEFDKSSEDTNAPPYPFSTAFELMSLCRDNRLTIAELMMVNELTWRSKNAIQEGILAIANVMDECINNGCHHPGILPGGLLLKRRAPDLYKKLIEHKGVPSVFEQSDIMNRLNLYAMAVNEENAAGGRIVTAPTNGAAGIIPAVLKYCQEAHDRLSKEDIYVYFLTAAAIGILYKKGASISGAEVGCQGEVGVASSMAAAGLTAVLGGSIEQIENAAEIAMEHHLGMTCDPVLGLVQIPCIERNAMGAVKAVNASRMALIGDGQHQISLDKVIKTMKQTGMDMQSIYKETSMGGLAVNLPEC; translated from the coding sequence ATGAGCATCAGCCTCTTTGACATGTTTTCTATTGGTATCGGCCCATCCAGTTCTCATACGGTAGGGCCGATGTCAGCGGCCTACGCCTTCGTGCAGCTTCTGGAGAAGGAAGACCATTTTACCGCCGCGTCACGAATTAAAATTGAACTGTATGGCTCCCTGGCCCTAACGGGCAAAGGCCATGGCACAGACAAAGCCATTTTAAACGGCCTTGAAGGAAAGACTCCGGAAAGTGTTGTACCGGATTCCATGGTTCCCCGCATGCGGGAAATCATCAGCTCGCAAAAGCTCCTTTTGGGCGGCAAAAAAGACTTGTTTTTTGACGAGGAGCGGGATTTCCTGTTTTTACAGAAGGAACTGCTGCCACGGCACAGTAACGGCATGCGTTTTTCAGCCTATGATGTTAATCAACAGTTATTACGCAGCCAGGTCTATTATTCAATAGGCGGCGGGTTCATAACCACCGAAGAAGAGTTTGACAAATCCTCGGAAGACACGAATGCGCCCCCCTATCCTTTTTCCACTGCCTTTGAATTAATGAGCCTGTGCCGGGACAACCGGTTAACCATCGCCGAATTGATGATGGTCAATGAATTAACCTGGCGCAGTAAAAATGCGATTCAGGAAGGCATTTTAGCCATTGCCAACGTGATGGATGAATGCATCAATAACGGTTGCCATCATCCCGGCATTTTACCGGGCGGTTTACTGCTGAAACGGCGTGCGCCGGATCTTTACAAAAAGCTCATTGAACACAAAGGGGTTCCCAGCGTGTTTGAACAATCAGACATCATGAACCGTTTAAATCTCTATGCCATGGCGGTGAATGAAGAAAACGCCGCCGGCGGACGGATTGTCACCGCCCCCACCAACGGGGCTGCCGGCATTATTCCTGCCGTGCTCAAGTACTGCCAGGAAGCGCATGATCGCCTAAGCAAGGAAGACATTTATGTTTACTTCCTCACCGCCGCGGCCATCGGGATTCTCTACAAGAAAGGCGCCTCCATTTCAGGGGCTGAAGTCGGCTGCCAGGGTGAAGTCGGCGTCGCCTCGTCCATGGCGGCGGCGGGCTTGACTGCTGTGCTGGGCGGCAGCATTGAACAAATAGAAAATGCGGCCGAAATTGCGATGGAGCACCATTTGGGCATGACCTGTGACCCGGTCCTTGGACTGGTGCAAATTCCCTGCATTGAACGCAATGCCATGGGGGCCGTAAAAGCGGTTAACGCCTCGCGGATGGCTTTGATCGGCGATGGCCAGCATCAGATTTCCCTTGATAAAGTCATTAAAACCATGAAACAGACCGGCATGGACATGCAAAGCATCTACAAGGAAACCTCCATGGGGGGGCTTGCAGTCAATCTGCCGGAATGCTGA
- a CDS encoding FKBP-type peptidyl-prolyl cis-trans isomerase: MKMKLVAAAVVGLAMTTAFAETNTAAPSTTTPATAATPATLNTDIDKLSYSIGADLGKNFKKQGIEISPSAMAKGLQDGMSGSQLLLTEDQMKDVLSKFQKDLMAKRNAEFTKKAEENKSKGEAFLSQNKSKEGVVTLPSGLQYKIIEKGNGAKPTKDDTVTVEYTGRLIDGQVFDSTDKTGKPATFKVSQVIPGWTEALQLMPAGSVWEVYVPASLAYGPRSVGGPIGPNETLIFKIHLISVKKTDA, from the coding sequence ATGAAGATGAAACTGGTCGCTGCCGCTGTCGTAGGCCTGGCAATGACAACCGCATTTGCTGAGACAAATACCGCCGCTCCCAGCACGACTACACCAGCTACTGCCGCAACACCTGCAACATTAAACACTGATATTGACAAGTTGTCTTACAGTATTGGTGCTGATTTGGGCAAAAACTTTAAAAAGCAAGGCATCGAAATCAGTCCTTCGGCAATGGCTAAAGGGTTACAGGATGGCATGAGCGGTTCTCAGTTATTGCTGACTGAAGATCAAATGAAAGACGTGTTGAGTAAATTTCAGAAAGACCTGATGGCAAAGCGAAACGCTGAATTCACTAAAAAGGCAGAAGAAAACAAGTCCAAAGGCGAAGCGTTTCTGTCTCAGAACAAAAGCAAAGAAGGCGTGGTGACGCTGCCAAGCGGTTTGCAATATAAAATCATTGAAAAAGGCAATGGTGCTAAACCAACCAAGGATGACACGGTCACGGTTGAATACACGGGTCGTCTGATTGATGGTCAAGTGTTTGACAGCACGGATAAAACCGGCAAACCAGCCACATTCAAAGTGTCTCAGGTTATTCCTGGCTGGACTGAAGCCCTGCAATTAATGCCTGCCGGCTCCGTCTGGGAAGTCTATGTTCCTGCTTCTCTGGCTTACGGTCCACGCAGCGTTGGCGGACCCATCGGCCCGAATGAGACCTTGATTTTCAAAATTCATTTGATTTCTGTCAAAAAGACTGACGCGTAA